The region GCCGGTCTCCATCCTTAATAGGGCGGACTCCTTCTCCTGTCCAGATATGGCTGATCCTGGGAAGCAGCACATCCACTGCTCCCTTGGTGAACAGGATCCGCTTTCCCTCGATCCGGTGCATCGTACTCATAAGCTTTCTCTGGGAATCAAAGGGGACTTCTCCGGCCCTGGGGTAATAGGATTTCAAAGCCTCCTCTTCCATGCCGGCCCGCTCCGCCATCTGTACCAGGGCCGCCTCCGTTGGGTCTCCAATCAGCTTTCCTTCTATATAAGCCGAATCATTATTTAAAACTGCATCATAAAGCAGATATTTATGTACAGGAACCTCCTTATTTAAAAGCTCCGGGGGATAAAGGCGGCTATTTACGTAGATCTGCTGTACGGTCATGCGGTTTTGGGTTAAGGTTCCTGTTTTATCGGAACAGATGACCGAAACACAGCCAAGGCTTTCCACTGCCTTCAAATCCTTTATGATGGCATTTTCCCCGGCCATTTTCTGTGTACCCATTGCCTGAACAATGGTGACAATGGAGCTTAAGGCCTCCGGAATTGCTGCAACTGCCAGGGCTACCGCAAACATCAGGGAATCCAGTACCGGCATCCTCCGGTAAATGCTGAGACCGAAAATTACCGCACAGATAAACAGGATGCCTGCTGCCAGCCTGCTTCCGAACTGGTCCAGGCTCACTTGGAGAGGTGTCTTTTTTTCCCCGGTGTCATTCATGAGGGAAGCGATCCTGCCTATTTCCGTATCCATACCGGTCCCAGTCACCAGGGCTATGGCCCTGCCTGCCGCTACCAGAGAGCCGGAAAAAACCATATTTGCCTGTTCTGCCAAAGGCACCTTATTTTCCCTGATCCTCCCCGTCCGTTTCTCCACATTAACGGATTCTCCGGTCAGAGAGCTTTCATTGACCAGCAAGGAGTAATTTTCAAGGATCCGGCTGTCCGCCGCTACCATATCCCCTGCTTCCAAGAGCAGAATATCTCCTGGTACGATTTCAGAAGACAGGATTTCCTGCTTCCTGCCTTCCCTTATGACCTTTGCAACCGGTGATGACAGGGCCATAAGGCTGTCTAGGGATTTTTCCGCTTTCTGGTGTTCTACGGTCCCCAGCACCGCATTCAGCAGAAGCACCGCAAAGATCACCCCCGTGCTTTCCACGTCACCGGATATCATGGAGATCACTGCTGCTATAATAAGAATGATGACCAACAGGTCTTTAAACTGGTCCAGAAATACCTGAAAAGCGTTTTTACGTTCCGCCTTCTTAAGTGTATTCGGGCCATATAACTGTCTGCGCTTAAGGACTTCCCTGGAATCCAGTCCGTTCCTGCCTG is a window of [Clostridium] saccharolyticum WM1 DNA encoding:
- a CDS encoding cation-translocating P-type ATPase; the encoded protein is MEEWFRLSEDEALAKLGAGRNGLDSREVLKRRQLYGPNTLKKAERKNAFQVFLDQFKDLLVIILIIAAVISMISGDVESTGVIFAVLLLNAVLGTVEHQKAEKSLDSLMALSSPVAKVIREGRKQEILSSEIVPGDILLLEAGDMVAADSRILENYSLLVNESSLTGESVNVEKRTGRIRENKVPLAEQANMVFSGSLVAAGRAIALVTGTGMDTEIGRIASLMNDTGEKKTPLQVSLDQFGSRLAAGILFICAVIFGLSIYRRMPVLDSLMFAVALAVAAIPEALSSIVTIVQAMGTQKMAGENAIIKDLKAVESLGCVSVICSDKTGTLTQNRMTVQQIYVNSRLYPPELLNKEVPVHKYLLYDAVLNNDSAYIEGKLIGDPTEAALVQMAERAGMEEEALKSYYPRAGEVPFDSQRKLMSTMHRIEGKRILFTKGAVDVLLPRISHIWTGEGVRPIKDGDRQALMEQNMEFSKQGLRVLTFACREMDEDENLTEKSESGCIFLGMTAMMDPPRPETRNAVLNARRAGIRPVMITGDHKITASAIAEKIGILGEDDLAVSGPELDDMPEEELSRRLERISVYARVSPEHKIRIVRSWQKKGHIVAMTGDGVNDAPALKQADIGVAMGKMGTEVSKDASAMILTDDNFATIIKAVANGRNVYRNIRNAIKFLLSGNMAGILCVLYTSLLALPTPFAPVHLLFINLLTDSLPAIAIGMEKAEADLLAQKPRNPKEGILTKRFVFQILLQGALIAVCTMTSYHTGLVTGSEAAASTMAFSTLTLARLFHGFNCRSGHSILKIGFQSNLWSIMAFEAGAVLLGAVLFIPGLHTFFYVADLTVRQLITIFIFAIIPTLVIQAFKTVRESLH